The proteins below come from a single Micromonospora citrea genomic window:
- a CDS encoding type 1 glutamine amidotransferase, which yields MSTESLRIVWIYPDLLSTYGDRGNALILARRARQRGFPVEVLEVRSDQRLPSTADIYLIGGGEDGPQALGAQRLLADGGLHRAVAQGSVVFGVCAGYQLLGTSFFAKGTRCAGLELLDFSSDRGPTRAVGELAGEIDPRLGVPALTGFENHGGRTHLGPGVSPLARVTAGVGNDGATEGAWRGKLLGTYSHGPALARNPALADLLLRWATGAHQLPPLDDTWPDRLRAERRAAVAAARA from the coding sequence GTGTCAACTGAGAGCCTGCGTATCGTCTGGATCTACCCCGACCTGCTCTCCACCTACGGCGACCGGGGCAACGCGCTGATCCTCGCCCGCCGGGCGCGCCAGCGCGGCTTCCCGGTCGAGGTGCTGGAGGTCCGCTCCGACCAGCGCCTCCCCTCCACCGCCGACATCTACCTCATCGGCGGCGGCGAGGACGGCCCCCAGGCGCTGGGCGCGCAGCGGCTGCTCGCCGACGGCGGCCTGCACCGGGCGGTCGCCCAGGGCTCGGTGGTGTTCGGCGTCTGCGCCGGCTACCAGCTCCTCGGCACCTCCTTCTTCGCCAAGGGCACCAGGTGCGCGGGGCTGGAGCTGCTCGACTTCTCCTCCGACCGGGGGCCGACCCGGGCCGTGGGCGAGCTGGCCGGCGAGATCGACCCGCGGCTGGGCGTGCCGGCGCTGACCGGGTTCGAGAACCACGGCGGTCGCACCCACCTCGGCCCGGGGGTCTCCCCGCTGGCCCGGGTCACCGCCGGGGTCGGCAACGACGGCGCCACCGAGGGAGCCTGGCGGGGCAAGCTGCTCGGCACCTATTCGCACGGCCCCGCCCTGGCCCGCAACCCCGCCCTGGCCGACCTGCTGCTGCGCTGGGCCACCGGCGCGCACCAGCTCCCGCCGCTGGACGACACCTGGCCCGACCGGCTCCGCGCCGAACGCCGCGCCGCGGTGGCCGCCGCCCGGGCATGA
- a CDS encoding UDP-N-acetylmuramoyl-L-alanyl-D-glutamate--2,6-diaminopimelate ligase, producing MRPEPDDRVGSDAVPGNPRPRTVIGVRLGDLAARLAVEPPEGAAELVVTGVTHASQEVRPGDLYAALPGARRHGAEFAAGAAAAGAVAVLTDPAGAPAATAAGLPALVVADPRAVLGDLASAVYGDPTEGLTVIGVTGTAGKTSTAYLVESGLRAAGHTTGLIGTVETRLGDLVVDSVRTTPEATDLHAMLAAARERGVTALVMEVSSHALAMGRVGGVRFTVGGYTNFGSDHLDFHADSADYFAAKAQLFDGRCAVEVLNHDDPALKPLYKPATVTYSAAGDPGATWWADQVGGEGYAQRFTVHGPDGLALPAGVALPGRHNVANALLAIAVLVAAGVDPRTAAAGVAACGGVPGRLELVAAPGPVRGVVDYAHKADAIVAALAALREYGAGRLVCVIGAGGDRDRGKRPVMGAAAAEGADVVLVTDDNPRTEDPAAIRAEVLAGARAAGTTARVEEVPGRRAAIDAAVRLAEPGDVVAVLGKGHERGQEIAGEVHPFDDRTELADALRARFADEAGQR from the coding sequence GTGCGGCCGGAACCGGACGACCGGGTAGGGTCTGACGCCGTGCCCGGCAATCCTCGTCCCCGTACCGTGATCGGTGTCCGGCTCGGCGACCTCGCCGCCCGGCTCGCCGTCGAACCCCCGGAGGGGGCCGCCGAGCTGGTGGTGACCGGGGTGACCCACGCCAGCCAGGAGGTCCGCCCCGGCGACCTGTACGCGGCCCTGCCCGGTGCCCGCCGGCACGGCGCGGAGTTCGCCGCCGGCGCGGCGGCGGCCGGCGCGGTCGCCGTGCTGACCGACCCGGCGGGCGCTCCGGCCGCGACCGCGGCGGGCCTGCCGGCGCTGGTGGTCGCCGACCCCCGCGCGGTGCTGGGCGACCTCGCCTCGGCCGTCTACGGCGACCCGACCGAGGGGCTGACGGTGATCGGGGTGACCGGCACGGCCGGCAAGACCTCCACCGCCTACCTGGTCGAGTCCGGCCTGCGCGCCGCCGGCCACACCACCGGCCTGATCGGCACCGTGGAGACCCGCCTGGGCGACCTGGTGGTCGACAGCGTGCGCACCACGCCCGAGGCCACCGACCTGCACGCCATGCTGGCCGCCGCCCGCGAGCGCGGCGTCACCGCCCTGGTCATGGAGGTCTCCAGCCACGCCCTGGCGATGGGCCGGGTCGGGGGGGTCCGGTTCACGGTCGGCGGCTACACCAACTTCGGCTCCGACCACCTGGACTTCCACGCCGACTCGGCGGACTACTTCGCCGCCAAGGCGCAGCTGTTCGACGGCCGCTGCGCGGTGGAGGTGCTCAACCACGACGACCCGGCGCTGAAGCCGCTGTACAAGCCGGCGACCGTCACCTACTCGGCGGCCGGCGACCCGGGCGCCACCTGGTGGGCCGACCAGGTCGGCGGCGAGGGGTACGCGCAGCGCTTCACGGTGCACGGCCCGGACGGGCTGGCACTGCCGGCCGGGGTGGCGCTGCCGGGGCGGCACAACGTCGCCAACGCCCTGCTGGCCATCGCCGTGCTGGTCGCCGCCGGGGTGGACCCGAGGACCGCCGCCGCCGGCGTGGCCGCCTGCGGCGGCGTGCCCGGGCGGCTGGAGCTGGTGGCCGCCCCCGGGCCGGTGCGCGGCGTCGTCGACTACGCGCACAAGGCGGACGCGATCGTCGCCGCGCTGGCCGCGCTGCGCGAGTACGGCGCCGGCCGGCTCGTCTGCGTGATCGGCGCCGGCGGCGACCGGGACCGGGGCAAGCGGCCGGTGATGGGCGCCGCCGCGGCGGAGGGAGCGGACGTGGTGCTGGTGACCGACGACAACCCGCGCACGGAGGACCCGGCGGCGATCCGCGCCGAGGTGCTGGCCGGCGCCCGGGCGGCCGGGACGACGGCCCGCGTCGAGGAGGTGCCCGGCCGGCGGGCGGCCATCGACGCGGCGGTCCGGCTGGCCGAGCCGGGCGACGTGGTCGCGGTGCTGGGCAAGGGCCACGAGCGCGGCCAGGAGATCGCCGGCGAGGTGCACCCGTTCGACGACCGCACCGAGCTGGCCGACGCGCTGCGCGCCCGCTTCGCCGACGAGGCGGGTCAGCGGTGA
- a CDS encoding peptidoglycan D,D-transpeptidase FtsI family protein — MPPRSEEPRRDATGSRRGSSRDVGARGAARRSGEPGAGGISDARAYTPRGRTVREQRTGGRTDRDDDAGRTEQRRTPRSTRSGDPFRPALQVLDGGRAGAGRTGRREPAGRSGVVRTVTPRAPREPRHDDEPPAPRRRAPRRPDRPAARRPSRKPPKPPRLADPRRRLRLGTVLTLALFAVIGIRLVVLQAVDAPAYAGGGVADRLRTVTLPAARGAIYDRDGAPLAHSVEARYVYADPTQVKDIPGTAKALSPLLGIPASELAGSMKPRKRVNGVDSQFEYLARGVDIDRARQITALELPGIYTHRDERREVPGGDLAANLLGFTSQDMVGLEGLEARYDDVLRGEDGKRVYEVGLGDLAAPIPGGYSETTKAKPGSSLRLTIDRDLQFMTQRMLARHMASSKGSTGAAVVLEVGTGEVLAQASHPTYNAAKPVPSDPTDREDAATSFVVDPGSVHKAITFGAALQERVITPDTTLPIANAIRKGDTWFADTHPAEGRRMSLPGMMAYSSNVGTIEIADKLGPERLIDYQKRFGLGEPTGVGMPGEASGRLLPADEWSGSSAGSVPIGHSVDATPLQMAAAYAAIANDGTYVQPRLVREVIGPDGKRRPTDPPVTRSVLSPDNAAALRHILEAVTTVEGATGRAAALPEWRVAGKTGTGWRLVDGRKQPGEVASFIGMAPAENPRYVIAVFAHTPAGGGGDIAAPAFRDMMQFTLRHYGVPPSGEKAPKFTVYPR, encoded by the coding sequence GTGCCACCGAGATCGGAGGAACCGCGCCGGGACGCCACGGGCTCCCGGCGCGGTTCGTCCCGTGACGTCGGTGCCCGGGGCGCCGCGCGTCGCTCCGGCGAACCGGGGGCCGGTGGCATCTCCGACGCCCGGGCGTACACCCCGCGCGGGCGCACCGTCCGCGAGCAGCGCACCGGCGGCCGGACCGACCGCGACGACGACGCCGGCCGCACCGAGCAGCGCCGGACCCCCCGCAGCACCCGCTCGGGCGACCCCTTCCGGCCCGCCCTCCAGGTGCTCGACGGCGGGCGCGCGGGCGCCGGCCGCACCGGCCGGCGGGAGCCCGCGGGCCGCTCCGGCGTCGTCCGCACCGTCACGCCCCGCGCCCCGCGCGAACCCCGCCACGACGACGAGCCGCCGGCGCCCCGCCGCCGCGCGCCGCGCCGCCCGGACCGCCCGGCCGCCCGACGACCGTCCCGCAAGCCGCCGAAGCCGCCCCGGCTGGCCGACCCCCGCCGCCGGCTGCGGCTGGGCACCGTGCTGACGCTGGCGCTGTTCGCCGTCATCGGCATCCGGCTCGTCGTCCTCCAGGCCGTGGACGCCCCGGCGTACGCCGGCGGCGGCGTCGCCGACCGGCTGCGCACCGTGACCCTGCCGGCGGCGCGGGGGGCGATCTACGACCGGGACGGCGCCCCACTGGCGCACAGCGTCGAGGCGCGCTACGTCTACGCCGACCCGACCCAGGTCAAGGACATCCCGGGCACCGCGAAGGCGCTCTCGCCGCTGCTCGGCATTCCGGCCTCCGAGCTGGCCGGGAGCATGAAGCCGCGCAAGCGGGTCAACGGGGTCGACTCACAGTTCGAGTACCTGGCCCGGGGGGTGGACATCGACCGGGCCCGGCAGATCACCGCGCTGGAGCTGCCCGGCATCTACACCCACCGCGACGAGCGGCGCGAGGTGCCCGGCGGTGACCTCGCCGCCAACCTGCTCGGCTTCACCAGCCAGGACATGGTCGGCCTGGAAGGGCTGGAGGCCCGCTACGACGACGTGCTGCGGGGCGAGGACGGCAAGCGGGTCTACGAGGTCGGCCTCGGCGACCTGGCCGCCCCGATCCCCGGCGGCTACAGCGAGACGACGAAGGCCAAGCCGGGCAGCTCCCTGCGGCTCACCATCGACCGCGACCTCCAGTTCATGACGCAGCGGATGCTGGCCCGGCACATGGCGAGCAGCAAGGGCAGCACCGGCGCGGCCGTGGTCCTGGAGGTCGGCACCGGCGAGGTGCTGGCCCAGGCCAGCCACCCCACCTACAACGCGGCCAAGCCCGTGCCGAGCGACCCGACCGACCGGGAGGACGCGGCCACCAGCTTCGTCGTCGACCCCGGCTCGGTGCACAAGGCGATCACCTTCGGCGCCGCCCTGCAGGAGCGGGTGATCACCCCGGACACCACGCTGCCGATCGCCAACGCGATCCGCAAGGGCGACACCTGGTTCGCCGACACCCACCCGGCCGAGGGCCGCCGGATGAGCCTGCCCGGCATGATGGCGTACTCCTCGAACGTGGGCACCATCGAGATCGCCGACAAGCTGGGCCCGGAACGGCTGATCGACTACCAGAAGCGGTTCGGCCTCGGCGAGCCGACCGGGGTCGGCATGCCCGGCGAGGCCAGCGGGCGGTTGCTGCCGGCCGACGAGTGGAGCGGGTCGTCGGCCGGGTCGGTGCCGATCGGGCACAGCGTCGACGCCACGCCGCTGCAGATGGCCGCCGCGTACGCGGCGATCGCCAACGACGGCACGTACGTGCAGCCGCGGCTGGTCAGGGAGGTGATCGGGCCGGACGGGAAGCGCAGGCCGACCGACCCGCCCGTCACCCGGTCGGTGCTCAGCCCCGACAACGCCGCCGCCCTGCGGCACATCCTGGAGGCGGTCACCACCGTCGAGGGCGCCACCGGCCGGGCCGCGGCGCTGCCCGAGTGGCGGGTCGCCGGCAAGACCGGCACCGGCTGGCGGCTGGTCGACGGGCGCAAGCAGCCCGGCGAGGTGGCCTCCTTCATCGGCATGGCCCCGGCCGAGAATCCCCGCTACGTGATCGCGGTCTTCGCGCACACCCCCGCCGGCGGGGGCGGCGACATCGCGGCCCCCGCGTTCCGGGACATGATGCAGTTCACGCTACGTCACTACGGGGTGCCGCCGAGTGGGGAGAAGGCCCCGAAGTTCACGGTCTATCCGCGCTGA
- the mraZ gene encoding division/cell wall cluster transcriptional repressor MraZ, translating to MFLGTHTPRLDDKGRLILPAKFRDELAGGVVITKGQERCLYVFPMPEFQRIAEQLRAQPMTHKAARAYSRVFFASAHDEVPDKQGRVTIPAHLRSYAALDRDLVVIGASTRVEIWDRAAWENFLAESEDDFADISEGVLPGGL from the coding sequence ATGTTCCTCGGCACCCACACCCCACGCCTGGACGACAAAGGCCGGTTGATCCTTCCGGCGAAGTTCCGGGACGAGTTGGCGGGGGGTGTCGTGATCACCAAAGGGCAGGAGCGCTGCCTCTACGTCTTCCCGATGCCCGAGTTCCAGCGGATCGCGGAGCAGTTGCGCGCGCAGCCGATGACGCACAAGGCGGCCCGGGCCTACAGCCGGGTCTTCTTCGCCAGCGCGCACGATGAGGTGCCGGACAAGCAGGGCCGGGTGACGATCCCGGCCCACCTGCGGTCTTACGCCGCTCTCGACCGGGACCTGGTCGTGATCGGCGCGAGCACCCGGGTGGAGATCTGGGACAGGGCCGCCTGGGAGAACTTCCTCGCCGAGAGCGAAGACGACTTCGCCGACATCTCCGAGGGGGTGCTGCCCGGCGGTCTGTAG
- a CDS encoding phosphotransferase produces the protein MRSGSPGAGEDTGPEHEGRQPSGATGRADPTVAGERLRGGFIAEVVRVGDTVRRTPPENAEFVAALLRHLERVGADVAPRHLGTDEQGRQVLSHVDGRVPWRDREDPAYFADPALTRLAELVRRLHDACAGSPLAGDAETVCHRDLSPKNTVYRDSAAGPLPVALIDWDLAAPGRRVEDVAVAAWHWAAPGPGADPVELGRRARLLCDAYEAAGTGSPALPRAELVDVMLAQIDGTWRGIAAGAERGDPAMRRLREAGVADMVRGWHDWLAEHRRVVTAVLR, from the coding sequence GTGCGCAGCGGGTCCCCCGGGGCGGGCGAGGACACCGGGCCGGAACACGAGGGGCGGCAGCCGAGCGGCGCCACCGGCCGCGCCGACCCCACCGTCGCCGGGGAGCGGCTGCGCGGCGGCTTCATCGCCGAGGTGGTCCGGGTCGGCGACACCGTCCGGCGTACGCCGCCGGAGAACGCCGAGTTCGTCGCCGCGCTGCTGCGGCACCTGGAGCGAGTGGGCGCGGACGTCGCGCCCCGCCACCTCGGCACGGACGAGCAGGGTCGGCAGGTGCTCAGCCACGTCGACGGCCGGGTGCCGTGGCGGGACAGGGAGGATCCGGCGTACTTCGCCGACCCGGCGCTGACCCGGCTGGCCGAGCTGGTCCGGCGGCTGCACGACGCCTGCGCGGGCAGCCCGCTGGCCGGGGACGCCGAGACGGTCTGCCACCGCGACCTGTCCCCGAAGAACACGGTGTACCGGGACTCCGCCGCCGGCCCGCTGCCCGTGGCGCTGATCGACTGGGACCTCGCCGCGCCCGGCCGGCGGGTCGAGGATGTCGCCGTCGCCGCCTGGCACTGGGCGGCGCCGGGGCCGGGAGCCGACCCGGTGGAGCTGGGCCGGCGCGCCCGGCTGCTCTGCGACGCCTACGAGGCGGCCGGCACGGGGTCGCCCGCGCTGCCCCGCGCCGAGCTGGTCGACGTGATGCTCGCCCAGATCGACGGGACCTGGCGCGGGATCGCGGCCGGCGCGGAGCGGGGCGACCCGGCCATGCGCCGGCTCCGCGAGGCGGGGGTCGCCGACATGGTGCGCGGCTGGCACGACTGGCTGGCCGAGCACCGCCGGGTGGTCACGGCCGTGCTGCGCTGA
- a CDS encoding sensor histidine kinase, with amino-acid sequence MDATVPRPRRVSSLVRTVLPWAGVALLPVAVVMAPRTASSRGGVGFGDWWLPERYLVPLLAVGLPAGLLRRRPVLALALMLVAACAVTVSVNVPEAGYLADIWYAQFLTIDAVVGLIAANRSRRVSVPVAVVTLAVQITASFVNPSLDPLSRAMISVLAVVTAWTVGNSVRARRGYAEALRSHAAAEAVTAERLRIARELHDMVAHSIGVIAIQAGVGARVIDTQPAQARAALATIEQTSRETLAGLRRTLGALRRPQSESASLDPTPGLDDLDRLVTAAADAGVRVDLRRGGERRRVPAEVDLAAYRIVQEALTNVVRHSGSDRCRVTVTHGPDEIAVEVVDDGRGGTVGGEGHGIVGMRERVALAGGRFQAGPRPEGGFRVAAWLPAPPAEERSGASAAAGERSAATERAGTGAR; translated from the coding sequence ATGGATGCCACCGTGCCGCGCCCGCGTCGCGTCTCGTCGCTGGTGCGGACGGTGCTGCCCTGGGCCGGCGTCGCGCTGCTGCCGGTCGCCGTGGTCATGGCGCCGCGGACGGCGTCGAGCCGCGGCGGCGTGGGGTTCGGCGACTGGTGGCTTCCAGAGCGCTACCTGGTGCCGCTGCTGGCCGTGGGGCTGCCCGCCGGCCTGCTGCGCCGCCGCCCGGTGCTGGCCCTGGCGCTGATGCTGGTCGCGGCGTGCGCGGTCACCGTGAGCGTCAACGTCCCGGAGGCCGGCTACCTGGCCGACATCTGGTACGCGCAGTTCCTGACGATCGACGCGGTGGTGGGGCTGATCGCGGCGAACCGGTCGCGCCGGGTCTCGGTGCCGGTGGCCGTCGTGACGCTCGCCGTGCAGATCACCGCGAGCTTCGTGAACCCCTCCCTCGACCCGCTGAGCCGGGCCATGATCTCCGTGCTGGCGGTCGTCACCGCCTGGACGGTCGGCAACTCCGTGCGGGCCCGGCGCGGCTACGCCGAGGCGCTCCGGTCGCACGCCGCCGCCGAGGCGGTCACCGCGGAGCGGCTGCGCATCGCCCGCGAGCTGCACGACATGGTCGCCCACAGCATCGGAGTGATCGCCATCCAGGCCGGCGTCGGCGCCCGGGTCATCGACACCCAGCCCGCGCAGGCGCGCGCCGCGCTCGCCACGATCGAGCAGACCAGCCGGGAGACCCTGGCCGGCCTGCGGCGTACGCTCGGCGCGCTGCGCCGGCCGCAGTCGGAGTCGGCGTCGCTGGACCCGACGCCCGGGCTGGACGACCTCGACCGGCTCGTCACGGCCGCCGCCGACGCCGGGGTGCGGGTGGACCTGCGGCGCGGCGGCGAGCGGCGGAGGGTCCCGGCCGAGGTCGACCTCGCCGCGTACCGGATCGTGCAGGAGGCGCTGACCAACGTGGTCCGGCACTCGGGCAGCGACCGGTGCCGGGTCACCGTCACCCACGGCCCCGACGAGATCGCGGTGGAGGTCGTCGACGACGGTCGGGGCGGCACGGTCGGCGGCGAGGGGCACGGCATCGTCGGGATGCGGGAACGGGTTGCCCTCGCCGGCGGCCGGTTCCAGGCCGGACCGCGCCCCGAGGGCGGCTTCCGGGTGGCGGCGTGGCTGCCGGCGCCACCGGCGGAGGAGCGTTCCGGCGCGAGCGCGGCGGCGGGGGAGCGGTCGGCGGCGACGGAGCGGGCCGGGACGGGGGCGCGATGA
- a CDS encoding Mur ligase family protein — MPLRAKVASSVSRTAAALSRAAGRGDGSVIGGWIGLKIDPDLLAHLSAGRAIALISGTNGKTTTTRLTAAAVGVLGRVATNSFGANMPTGHTSALAKAGSTPYAVLEVDEHYLAQVLEATEPHVVALLNLSRDQLDRAKEVAMMAQLWRAALVRHTDVRIVANADDPMVVWAATPPPNHDHRIAPPHVTWFSAGQRWHDDSWVCPECGSTIQRSGDQWWCSGCPLRRPQPQWTVEDDGVIDPTGAWHKVKLQLPGKVNVGNAATALAVAAEFGVRPVDAVLQLGTVTSVAGRYAQVERDGRNIRLLLAKNPASWLEAFDMADVAPTLLSINARDPDGLDTSWLFDVDFAPLRGRQVLITGDRAYDLAVRLEVNDVPFQHVRTFHDAVRAVPPGRLEVIANYTAFQDIRAELDRVN; from the coding sequence ATGCCCCTGCGGGCAAAGGTGGCCAGCTCGGTGTCGCGGACCGCCGCGGCGCTGTCGCGGGCCGCGGGGCGCGGTGACGGCTCGGTGATCGGCGGCTGGATCGGCCTGAAGATCGACCCCGACCTGCTGGCCCACCTGTCGGCCGGGCGCGCGATCGCCCTGATCTCCGGCACCAACGGCAAGACCACCACCACCCGCCTCACCGCCGCGGCGGTCGGGGTGCTCGGCCGCGTCGCCACCAACTCGTTCGGCGCCAACATGCCGACCGGGCACACCTCCGCGCTCGCCAAGGCCGGCAGCACCCCCTACGCCGTGCTGGAGGTCGACGAGCACTACCTCGCCCAGGTGCTGGAGGCCACCGAGCCGCACGTGGTGGCGCTGCTCAACCTCTCCCGCGACCAGCTCGACCGGGCCAAGGAGGTCGCCATGATGGCGCAGCTCTGGCGCGCCGCGCTGGTCCGGCACACCGACGTCCGCATCGTCGCCAACGCCGACGACCCGATGGTGGTGTGGGCCGCGACGCCGCCGCCCAACCACGACCACCGCATCGCCCCGCCGCACGTCACCTGGTTCAGCGCCGGGCAGCGCTGGCACGACGACTCGTGGGTCTGCCCCGAGTGCGGCTCGACCATCCAGCGCTCCGGCGACCAGTGGTGGTGCAGCGGCTGCCCGCTGCGCCGCCCGCAGCCGCAGTGGACGGTGGAGGACGACGGCGTGATCGACCCGACCGGCGCCTGGCACAAGGTCAAGCTCCAGCTCCCCGGCAAGGTCAACGTCGGCAACGCCGCGACCGCGCTGGCCGTCGCCGCCGAGTTCGGCGTCCGGCCCGTGGACGCGGTGCTCCAGCTCGGCACCGTCACCTCCGTGGCGGGCCGCTACGCGCAGGTCGAGCGGGACGGGCGCAACATCCGGCTGCTGCTGGCTAAGAACCCGGCCAGCTGGCTGGAGGCCTTCGACATGGCCGACGTCGCCCCGACACTGCTCTCCATCAACGCCCGGGACCCCGACGGGCTGGACACCTCCTGGCTCTTCGACGTCGACTTCGCCCCGCTGCGCGGCCGGCAGGTGCTGATCACCGGCGACCGCGCGTACGACCTGGCGGTCCGGCTGGAGGTCAACGACGTGCCGTTCCAGCACGTGCGGACGTTCCACGACGCCGTCCGGGCGGTGCCTCCGGGCCGCCTGGAGGTCATCGCGAACTACACCGCGTTCCAGGACATCCGAGCGGAGTTGGACCGTGTCAACTGA
- a CDS encoding septum formation initiator family protein, whose translation MTIDKRDRRDVTGGGQRAPRSGGRIAAERATRTGAGTPRADRTSRLGETRARGAREFPTQGNAALRPAERDGSAAARPPRLRVAPPPPVKVPRAPFAALVLVLVVGGVLGILVVNTKINENAFRLEKLQEQQAKLDLEQQQLNKQIADAEAPGNLEAQARKLGLVEAGEPAYIRLPDGKVIGVPQPADGQPSITSQQGAGG comes from the coding sequence ATGACTATTGACAAGCGCGACCGCCGGGACGTGACCGGCGGCGGGCAGCGCGCACCGCGGTCGGGGGGCCGGATCGCGGCGGAGCGGGCCACGCGCACCGGTGCCGGCACGCCTCGGGCGGACCGGACGAGCCGGCTGGGGGAGACTCGCGCCCGGGGGGCGCGCGAGTTCCCGACGCAGGGCAACGCCGCGCTGCGGCCGGCCGAGCGGGATGGTTCCGCCGCCGCCCGCCCGCCCCGGCTGCGGGTGGCGCCGCCGCCGCCGGTGAAGGTGCCGCGCGCGCCGTTCGCGGCGCTGGTGCTGGTGCTGGTGGTCGGCGGGGTGCTCGGGATCCTGGTGGTCAACACCAAGATCAATGAGAACGCGTTCCGGCTGGAGAAGCTCCAGGAGCAGCAGGCCAAGCTCGACCTGGAGCAGCAGCAGCTCAACAAGCAGATCGCCGACGCGGAGGCCCCGGGCAACCTGGAGGCACAGGCCCGCAAGCTCGGCCTGGTGGAGGCCGGCGAGCCGGCGTACATCCGGCTGCCCGACGGCAAGGTGATCGGCGTGCCGCAGCCGGCCGACGGCCAGCCGTCGATCACCAGCCAGCAGGGCGCGGGAGGCTGA
- a CDS encoding response regulator produces the protein MSVRVLLVDDQPLVRAGLRVLIADAPDLDVVGEAGTGAEAVRLARDLAPDVVLMDLRMPGTDGIAATREITAQGGPARVLVLTTFDDDAHVHAALRAGASGFLVKDMAVDDILAAVRVVAAGDALIAPGVTRRLIAEFARRPAPAHRPRALAGITEREREVLTLVGRGLSNGEIAAELVISAATAKAHVARLFSKLGARDRVHLVIAAYEAGLVSPAG, from the coding sequence ATGAGCGTCCGGGTGCTGCTCGTCGACGACCAGCCGCTGGTCCGCGCCGGGCTGCGGGTGCTGATCGCCGACGCGCCCGACCTCGACGTCGTCGGGGAGGCCGGCACCGGCGCCGAGGCGGTCCGGCTGGCCCGCGATCTCGCGCCCGACGTGGTGCTGATGGACCTGCGGATGCCGGGCACGGACGGCATCGCGGCCACCCGCGAGATCACGGCGCAGGGCGGGCCGGCGCGCGTCCTCGTGCTCACCACCTTCGACGACGACGCGCACGTGCACGCCGCGCTGCGCGCCGGCGCGAGCGGCTTCCTCGTCAAGGACATGGCGGTGGACGACATCCTCGCCGCCGTCCGGGTGGTGGCCGCCGGGGACGCGCTGATCGCCCCCGGGGTCACCCGCCGGCTCATCGCCGAGTTCGCCCGCCGGCCCGCGCCGGCCCACCGGCCCCGGGCCCTGGCCGGGATCACCGAACGGGAACGCGAGGTGCTCACCCTCGTCGGCCGGGGCCTGTCCAACGGCGAGATCGCCGCCGAGCTGGTGATCAGCGCGGCCACCGCCAAGGCGCACGTGGCCCGGCTGTTCAGCAAGCTCGGCGCCCGCGACCGGGTGCACCTCGTGATCGCCGCCTACGAGGCGGGATTGGTCTCCCCGGCGGGATGA
- a CDS encoding VTT domain-containing protein: MARPAPRRTPRRGGRRPGMNPVRRLLREPSAVRFALLLLLLAACGTVLLVVDLPEAGELPGLADRLGDLAPVAAVLGGALLLVALVPRTFITLASGAIFGALEGAAYALGAALLAAALGFAVGRVLGREFVAERVRGRLARLDGWFARQSVLGVVSVRLLPIAGFGLVSYGYGTTGARVLPFLVGSVLASAPTAFGYAAVGAAAASPGDVNWFAAAPAALGLVASAVLIRRWWRAERERRLGPG, encoded by the coding sequence CTGGCCCGACCGGCTCCGCGCCGAACGCCGCGCCGCGGTGGCCGCCGCCCGGGCATGAACCCGGTCCGACGGCTGCTGCGCGAGCCGTCGGCCGTCCGGTTCGCGCTGCTGCTGCTCCTGCTCGCCGCGTGCGGGACGGTGCTGCTCGTCGTCGACCTGCCCGAGGCCGGGGAGCTGCCCGGGCTGGCCGACCGGCTGGGCGACCTCGCCCCCGTGGCGGCGGTCCTGGGCGGCGCGCTGCTGCTCGTGGCGCTCGTCCCCCGGACGTTCATCACGCTCGCCTCGGGGGCGATCTTCGGCGCGCTCGAGGGCGCCGCGTACGCGCTGGGCGCCGCGCTGCTGGCGGCGGCGCTGGGCTTCGCGGTCGGCCGCGTCCTGGGGCGGGAGTTCGTCGCCGAGCGGGTACGCGGCCGGCTGGCCCGCCTCGACGGCTGGTTCGCCCGGCAGAGCGTGCTCGGCGTGGTCAGCGTACGGCTGCTGCCGATCGCCGGCTTCGGCCTGGTCAGCTACGGCTACGGCACCACCGGCGCCCGGGTGCTGCCGTTCCTGGTCGGCAGCGTGCTCGCCTCCGCCCCCACGGCCTTCGGCTACGCGGCGGTGGGCGCTGCGGCCGCCTCCCCGGGCGACGTCAACTGGTTCGCCGCCGCCCCCGCCGCGCTCGGCCTGGTCGCCAGCGCGGTGCTGATCCGACGCTGGTGGCGCGCCGAGCGGGAGCGCCGGCTCGGGCCGGGCTGA